Genomic window (Amaranthus tricolor cultivar Red isolate AtriRed21 chromosome 7, ASM2621246v1, whole genome shotgun sequence):
AGAAAAACCTATACCCCTCGGATGCAACCATGGTGGTGTCTACATAGGAGGAGATTTATGACGTTGATGGGTGGTGGCTGGATGTTCAAGGGTGAGCCCCGTTTTCAGTCCTTATCCGACCTATTTTTAGAAAGGTTAGGAGAGGATCGGGCTGAAAGTCGGTTGAGCTGAAAATAGGCTATATTCCTATTAAAATGTATTGGATTTTAAATGGGTTTGAATATGAATTGAAAAAGGCCTTGCAACTGTAGAAATATGGGCTAAAAATGGGTTGAAGAATCACTAGTAGGGGGTGTTTAATGAGTCGGGCCTCCATTTTGAACCCATATCCAGCCTGTTAATTTAGAAGTGTATTGTAAGGGCAGAGTTGAAAATTAATCGAATcaaaaacatactcaactataatcaaaatgaaGCGGGCTATAAAAGTACTTAATAAAAGTTGAAAACGGACCCTTttaaatagcataattaatatataatctaattgttataaatgacaatgccaATAGCGATTATTAACGTTTCTATAACTTATTactataaatgataatttcattattaaaaattaatcaaattataataattttaagtaataaacgTGGCTCGGATCGAGCTGGTCGGAGCTTTTAAAACCCGGCTCATATGCACTTGAGCTCGACCCGCCTCTTATCCAACCCATTTAACACCCCTAATCACCATCAATTCCCACATAAAATCACATGACCATGTGCGTACAGTAGTCATGTCTAGTAACTTTGCAATGCAGACTCTACTATTACTTTTCTccattaatattaacaaaattaagaattaattaatttgacttAATATGCATTATAGATCATCTAAGAGCAAGATTGATTGTATTATACAATCTTCGTAAGAAAGAATCACAAGTCAGAGCTGTGTGCCTGTGCAACAACTGTGTTTTTAAGATTCCTCATTTGaatcaaaattatatttgtGCGTGACATTTAATTATGCAAATATGATACAATTGAGATTACACCAAAAATTGTGAGAGGTTACAGGAAGAATACAGCCATAGCATATTAtgaaaagaagagaaagaaagcaTGTAAAGTGTTTGTCATTATTTCGTGGGTAAAAGGAAGGGTAAAACCCttttttatataagtgtctgttgaagttgttataacaAACAATCCAGTCGGCAAGAAACCAAGAATTACTACAAAATGAGAAAACCGAAATACATTCTTATCAGCCCCTCAAACTTGGCTGGGGAAGACATGCCAAGTTTGGTTAACAAATGACGAAATTGAGCAGAAGGAATAACTTTAGTGAATACATCAACTAATAGGGATGAAGTGGGAAGGTATATCAACTGTAAAAGACCCTCAATGACCTTGTCACGGGTAAAGTGGCAATCAATCTCCAAGTGTTTGGTGCGTTCATGAAACACCAGATTCTGAGCAATATGAATTGCAGAAATGTTTTCACAATGTAGAGTAACAGGACGTAAGGAATGTAGACCAAGTTCCTCAAGAAGTCGAACAACCCAGACAACTTCGGAGCATGCACTAGCCATGGAGCGATACTCAGCCTCAGAGCAGGATTTGGAAACCGTGGCTTGCGTTTTAGACTTCCAACTAATGGGTGACCGtccaagaagaagaaaaaaaccaGAAATGGAACGTCTAGTTTCGGGGCATGCCCCCCAATCGGAATCAGAATACGCTTGGAGAGTTAACTGATTAGAGGCTAAAAGAAGAATGCCCTTCTCTAAGGTGGCAGATAAGTAACCAAGCGTATGTTTAACAACTTCAAAGTGTGCAGTAGTTGGGTTTTGCATATGTTGGCTAAGTGTTTGGACTACATAAGAGAGATCGGGACGGGTGTGAGTTAAGAAGTTTAATTTACCAACCAAGCTGTGGTATAAAGTGGGATTGGGTAATAAGGGAGAATCATTGGAGGATAGTTTGTGGTTTAAGGGAAGAGGAGTAAAATGTGGTGTAAGGGGAGAAATATCAGTATCTCTGAGCAGTTCCTTACTAAACTTTTGTTGAGTAACAATAATACCATTAGCAGAATATGTAAGCTCAAGACCAAGGAAGACACTCAATCGACCAATTAGGTCCTTTATATTGAAAATATTATGCAAATGAGACTTCAAGTGAGAGATGAGAGAAACATTTTTTCCAATAACGATGATGTCATCCACATATATGGCAACAATATTAATGGAATCATGAGCCTTGTGAGTGAATAAAGAATAATCCAGCTTTGACTGAGTAAAATCCTAAGAAATAAGCTAATTAGTAAGTTTGGCAAACCATTGGCGGGATACCTATTTTAGACCATAAACGGACTTGCGGAGCTTGCAAACCATATTAGGAGGATAAGATAAACCATTAGGCACTAACATATAAACATCTTCATGAAGATCCCCGCGCAAAAAAGCATTATTAACGTCGAGCTGATGTAAAGGCCATTTATGAGAAGCAGCAAGTGCAAGTATAGCCTTTGGCCACAAAACAATGGGGAAAATGGGGGAAAATGTCTCATGAAAATCAACTCCATATTCCTGTGTATAGCCTTTGGCCATAAGACAAGCCTTGTACCTTTCTAAAGAACCATCAGCCTTTAACTTGATTTTATAAACCCACTTGCAACCAACAGTTTTCTTGCCAATAGGAAGGGGAACAAGATCCCATGTATGATTAGCTTAAAGAGCTTGAAATTTAGTGTCCATAGCCTTAACCCACAAAGGATCTTGAGCTGCTAGTTTATAAGATTTGGGTTCAAGCCATTGACTGTGAGAGGATAATAGGGACTGGTGAGAAGCAGGAAGGGAGGTGAAATGAACTAGGTTGCACCAGTGAGTAGTGATACAAACGAAGTCCTGAAGAAGGGAGGGAGGTTTGTGTACACGAGTAGATTTGTATGTAGGAGCAAAAGGTAAGAAAGGTGCATGAGATAGATCAACAACTAAAGGTAAAGTAGGTGGAAAAGAGGAGGAAGTGAAATGGGAGAAATTAGAGGAGTCAGAAGAGGCTGGTGTAGTAGGAGATAGAGGACAGGAGGTAGAAGCTGGGGATACAGGAGACGATGTAGCATTAGTAGGTGGGGTAGGAACGTGTACAGGAGAATTAGTAGGTGGGGTATCATTAGTAGGGGAAATGAGAAAAGAAGTAGGTGGAAGAAAAGAGTCATCATAGTGGGGAATAGGAGTATGAGCTGGTAGATAAAAGGTAGAGAAAGGAAAGGTAGGAGGACTGGTAGAGTGATAAGGGAAATGATGTTCCTGAAAAAGTAACATCTCTAGAAAAGACTATGGAATTAGTGGTAGGGTTGTATGTTTTGTAGGCCTTTTGTGTAAGAGAGTAGCCTATGAAAATAGAGATGTCAGCTC
Coding sequences:
- the LOC130818598 gene encoding uncharacterized mitochondrial protein AtMg00810-like yields the protein MAKGYTQEYGVDFHETFSPIFPIVLWPKAILALAASHKWPLHQLDVNNAFLRGDLHEDVYMLVPNGLSYPPNMDFTQSKLDYSLFTHKAHDSINIVAIYVDDIIVIGKNVSLISHLKSHLHNIFNIKDLIGRLSVFLGLELTYSANGIIVTQQKFSKELLRDTDISPLTPHFTPLPLNHKLSSNDSPLLPNPTLYHSLVGKLNFLTHTRPDLSYVVQTLSQHMQNPTTAHFEVVKHTLGYLSATLEKGILLLASNQLTLQAYSDSDWGACPETRRSISGFFLLLGRSPISWKSKTQATVSKSCSEAEYRSMASACSEVVWVVRLLEELGLHSLRPVTLHCENISAIHIAQNLVFHERTKHLEIDCHFTRDKVIEGLLQLIYLPTSSLLVDVFTKVIPSAQFRHLLTKLGMSSPAKFEGLIRMYFGFLIL